In Mustelus asterias chromosome 17, sMusAst1.hap1.1, whole genome shotgun sequence, the following are encoded in one genomic region:
- the LOC144506193 gene encoding SH2 domain-containing protein 1B, whose translation MSDVTSLPYFHGNINKRNCEVLFSENGKDGSYLVRESETIPNALCLSVYFQRTVYTYRIFQNHQGRFMVQTGYGVKEKFFKSLADLTAYYKKPGKGLMIHLRYPLERSKTKEVDKDNDYEEVDDADYVEVLPE comes from the exons ATGTCTGATGTAACATCACTCCCGTATTTTCAtggaaacatcaacaaaaggaacTGTGAAGTTTTATTTTCAGAAAATGGGAAAGACGGAAGTTATTTAGTGCGAGAGAGTGAAACCATCCCGAATGCTTTATGCCTCAGTGTCTA CTTTCAAAGAACTGTATATACGTATAGAATTTTTCAAAATCACCAAGGACGTTTTATGGTTCAG ACAGGGTATGGAGTCAAAGAAAAGTTCTTCAAAAGCCTGGCTGATTTAACTGCTTACTATAAAAAACCTGGCAAAGGACTAATGATTCATTTACGTTACCCTTTGGAAAGAAGCAAAACTAAGGAGGTGGATAAAGATAATGATTATGAAG AGGTTGATGATGCTGACTATGTGGAAGTCCTCCCTGAATGA